A window of Candidatus Methylomirabilota bacterium contains these coding sequences:
- a CDS encoding cytochrome C assembly protein, translating into MSGQGWERTLGILAVFGVAAGLYTAFVYAPPDAVQGEVQRLMYLHVPLILVGYLAFFVVFVTSILYLWRRHRGYDAIAHSSAEIGVIFTALSIAIGSIWGRPTWGAWWTWDARLTTTAILLLVFLGYLMLRTLVEDPSRGATFSAVLGILGFLDIPIIHMSVVWWRTLHQPASILKPGLSTVAPDMQMALYTNLVAFGLLYGYLLVKRLRIEETREELLRLQMERLG; encoded by the coding sequence ATGAGCGGACAGGGGTGGGAGCGTACGCTGGGTATCTTGGCGGTCTTTGGCGTGGCGGCGGGGCTGTACACCGCATTCGTCTACGCGCCGCCCGATGCGGTGCAGGGAGAGGTACAGCGGCTGATGTACCTGCACGTCCCGCTGATTCTGGTCGGCTATCTGGCGTTTTTTGTGGTCTTCGTCACAAGTATTCTGTATCTATGGCGTCGTCATCGGGGGTATGACGCAATTGCGCACTCCTCCGCAGAGATCGGTGTAATTTTTACAGCCTTGTCAATTGCCATCGGTTCTATATGGGGCCGGCCGACGTGGGGAGCCTGGTGGACTTGGGACGCGCGGTTGACGACGACGGCGATCCTGCTGCTGGTCTTTCTCGGCTATTTGATGCTTCGGACGCTGGTAGAGGATCCGTCGAGAGGCGCAACGTTCAGTGCAGTACTCGGGATTCTCGGTTTCCTCGACATCCCGATCATTCACATGTCGGTCGTGTGGTGGCGTACGTTGCATCAGCCGGCGTCGATCCTCAAGCCGGGTCTGTCAACGGTGGCCCCGGATATGCAGATGGCGCTGTACACGAATCTCGTCGCCTTCGGGTTACTCTACGGGTACCTCCTGGTGAAGCGATTGCGGATCGAGGAGACGAGGGAAGAGTTGCTCAGGCTACAAATGGAACGACTCGGGTGA
- a CDS encoding aminofutalosine synthase MqnE codes for MSRLMESRLAASDLDKIYLKIRDGVRLDISDGLALYRTPDLTSVGFLANLVRERLSGNLTYFVRNLHINYTNICNKGCKFCSFYATAGDPRAYTLSIEEIRDQIRKHADVAIREIHIVAGINPRLPYQYYLDLVKAVKAARPGVQVKAFTMIELAQIQRVAGRSMTEMLTDLKEAGLDCCPGGGAEVFSDRVHEELFRAKLDNEGWFDVTRAVHRAGIPSNVTMLYGHIETIEEKVAHLLHIRELQDETGGFMCFVPLAFDPTGTELSHLPTTTGYANLREIAIARLLLDNIPHVKAFWIMTTPAVAQLALWYGADDLDGTVTHYEITHALGDNSHHQELRHDQLLTMIRETGRQPVERDALYNRVSIS; via the coding sequence ATGAGTCGTCTGATGGAGTCCCGGCTGGCGGCCTCCGATCTGGACAAGATCTATCTGAAGATCCGGGACGGCGTTCGCCTGGACATCTCTGACGGATTGGCCCTCTATCGGACGCCTGATCTGACCTCGGTGGGATTTCTGGCCAACCTGGTCCGGGAGCGGCTGAGCGGCAACCTCACCTATTTCGTTCGCAACCTCCATATCAATTATACGAATATCTGTAACAAGGGATGCAAGTTCTGCTCGTTTTATGCGACAGCCGGCGACCCGCGCGCGTATACGCTGAGCATCGAAGAGATTCGGGATCAGATCCGGAAACACGCGGATGTTGCGATTCGAGAGATCCACATCGTGGCGGGGATCAACCCGAGGCTTCCGTACCAGTACTATCTCGATCTCGTGAAGGCCGTCAAAGCTGCGAGACCGGGCGTTCAGGTTAAGGCCTTTACGATGATCGAGCTGGCACAGATCCAGCGTGTGGCCGGTAGGTCGATGACGGAGATGCTGACCGATCTGAAGGAGGCCGGACTCGATTGTTGTCCGGGCGGCGGGGCAGAGGTATTCAGCGACCGCGTCCACGAAGAGCTGTTCCGGGCCAAGCTGGACAACGAGGGGTGGTTCGACGTCACCAGGGCCGTACATCGGGCCGGGATTCCATCGAACGTGACGATGCTCTACGGCCACATCGAAACCATCGAGGAAAAGGTGGCGCACCTGCTGCATATTCGCGAGCTGCAGGATGAAACCGGCGGCTTCATGTGCTTCGTCCCGCTGGCGTTCGATCCGACCGGCACCGAGCTCAGCCATCTGCCGACCACGACCGGGTATGCCAACCTGCGGGAGATTGCGATCGCTCGGCTGCTTCTGGACAATATCCCTCACGTGAAGGCGTTCTGGATCATGACCACCCCGGCGGTGGCACAGCTCGCGCTCTGGTACGGCGCGGACGACCTTGATGGGACGGTGACGCACTATGAGATTACCCATGCGCTGGGGGATAACTCCCACCATCAGGAACTTCGCCATGACCAGTTGCTCACCATGATCCGTGAAACAGGCCGGCAGCCGGTCGAGCGCGATGCGCTCTACAACCGTGTTTCTATAAGCTAA
- a CDS encoding cytochrome c biogenesis protein CcmE: protein MTKRTKLLLGGGLIIVALAYLINSGIREASVYYITPSELKAKGKAVSDQSFRLGGMVVPGSLHWEPQTLKLTFRLTDGKEEVAVEHIGSPPDLFKEGAGAVVEGKCTADGPFRSSMIMAKHSEEYTPPKDGEGSAKHIHRPLAAPQGVQ from the coding sequence ATGACGAAGAGGACGAAACTACTGTTGGGGGGAGGTCTCATCATAGTGGCTCTCGCGTACTTGATCAACAGCGGGATCCGTGAGGCGAGCGTGTACTACATCACACCGTCCGAACTGAAGGCGAAGGGTAAGGCGGTCTCCGATCAATCGTTCCGCCTGGGCGGAATGGTGGTGCCGGGGTCGCTTCACTGGGAGCCGCAGACGCTCAAACTCACGTTTCGATTAACCGACGGCAAGGAGGAGGTCGCGGTCGAACATATCGGTTCTCCGCCCGATCTTTTTAAGGAGGGCGCCGGCGCCGTGGTCGAGGGAAAGTGCACGGCTGATGGTCCCTTTCGATCAAGCATGATCATGGCCAAGCACTCGGAGGAGTATACCCCCCCGAAGGACGGCGAAGGCTCGGCCAAGCATATCCACCGACCGTTGGCCGCGCCGCAGGGCGTACAATAA
- a CDS encoding cytochrome C biogenesis protein, which translates to MIATLGRFSLWLALALAVYGAVVSILGARRQRASLIESGQGAVVSVFGLSTFAVLLMEAGLVGRDFSLEYVARNGSTDTPLFFEIIALWGALEGSILLWIWLLALMSLIAVWLERKRQRELIPYVTAILLCISAFFLFLAAVPASPFTTIFPPPPDGRGPNPLLQNHPLMAVHPPGLYAGYVGWSIPYAFGMAALITGRLGETWIRTVRRWSLASWGFLTIGIIVGGRWSYAVLGWGGYWAWDPVENASLLPWLTGTAFLHTVMIQERRKMLKFWNVALVILTFALTIFGTFLTRSGILSSVHTFSNSSVGPLFLIFIGVILLISFALLVYRSDRLQAEGDLDSLVSRESAFLVNNLLLLGFAFSVLLGTLFPLLSEAVRGVKVSVGEPFFNTVNIPIGLALIFLMAIGPLIAWRHASLESLRRTFAVPLYLALLGTGISWFFGVRGLYPLLAFALSLFTVTTVFQEFGRGVIARRRNTGEGYLMALSKLTSRGRRRYGGLIVHLGVAFLVVGITASSFFKLEQEVTLKQGESLQLGRYQVRFDELSAWQEPHRFVVQGNFTIFNANQKVGEMRPAKRFYPSEQQPIGTVDIRSTMREDLYLVLSSFTQDGTSATVKALVRPLVMWIWVGGWVMVLGSLIAIWPDRRRAVVAEATSEYAVWQPGRS; encoded by the coding sequence ATGATTGCGACGCTCGGTCGATTCAGTCTCTGGTTGGCCCTCGCCCTTGCGGTCTACGGGGCGGTCGTGTCGATCCTTGGCGCGCGGCGGCAGCGGGCGTCTTTGATCGAGAGCGGCCAAGGGGCCGTCGTATCGGTGTTCGGCCTGAGTACGTTTGCGGTTCTGCTGATGGAGGCCGGGCTGGTCGGGCGCGACTTCAGCCTTGAGTACGTGGCCAGAAACGGCAGCACCGACACGCCGCTGTTCTTTGAGATCATCGCGTTGTGGGGGGCGCTTGAGGGCTCCATCCTGCTCTGGATCTGGCTATTGGCGCTCATGAGCCTGATCGCGGTGTGGCTTGAGCGAAAGCGGCAGCGTGAATTGATCCCCTATGTGACGGCGATCCTGTTGTGCATCTCGGCGTTCTTTCTCTTCCTGGCCGCCGTTCCGGCCAGCCCATTTACGACCATCTTCCCGCCGCCGCCGGATGGACGCGGACCGAATCCGCTCCTGCAAAACCACCCGCTGATGGCCGTTCACCCGCCCGGGTTGTACGCCGGCTATGTCGGCTGGTCGATTCCCTATGCCTTCGGGATGGCCGCATTGATCACCGGCCGACTCGGCGAGACCTGGATCAGGACCGTGCGTCGCTGGTCGCTGGCATCCTGGGGCTTTCTCACGATCGGCATCATCGTCGGCGGACGGTGGTCCTACGCGGTGCTGGGCTGGGGCGGGTATTGGGCCTGGGACCCGGTAGAAAACGCCTCGCTGCTCCCCTGGCTGACCGGGACGGCGTTTCTGCATACGGTGATGATCCAAGAGCGACGCAAGATGCTGAAGTTCTGGAATGTCGCATTGGTGATCCTCACCTTCGCGCTGACCATCTTCGGGACCTTTCTCACGCGAAGCGGCATCCTGTCGTCGGTTCACACCTTTTCCAACTCGTCGGTCGGGCCGTTATTCCTGATCTTTATCGGCGTCATTCTGTTGATCTCCTTCGCGCTGCTGGTCTATCGGAGCGACAGGCTGCAGGCGGAGGGTGATCTTGACTCGTTGGTATCCCGCGAGAGCGCGTTTCTGGTGAACAATCTGCTGTTGCTGGGGTTCGCCTTTTCGGTTCTGCTCGGTACGCTGTTCCCCCTGCTGTCTGAGGCGGTTCGCGGGGTGAAGGTCAGCGTCGGCGAGCCGTTCTTCAACACCGTAAACATTCCGATCGGTCTGGCGCTGATCTTTTTGATGGCGATCGGACCGCTGATTGCCTGGCGACATGCCTCGCTGGAGAGTCTGCGTCGGACCTTTGCTGTGCCGTTATACCTGGCGCTCCTCGGTACGGGAATCTCCTGGTTCTTTGGGGTTCGAGGGTTATACCCGCTACTCGCCTTCGCGCTCAGTCTCTTCACCGTCACCACCGTCTTTCAGGAGTTTGGTCGGGGCGTCATCGCGCGGCGACGAAATACGGGTGAGGGTTATCTCATGGCGCTTTCGAAACTGACCAGCCGGGGGCGACGGCGCTACGGCGGGTTGATCGTTCATCTGGGGGTAGCGTTCCTGGTGGTCGGCATTACCGCCTCGTCGTTCTTCAAGTTGGAGCAGGAGGTCACACTGAAGCAGGGCGAGTCGCTTCAACTCGGTCGGTACCAGGTACGGTTTGACGAACTGAGCGCTTGGCAAGAGCCGCACCGCTTTGTGGTGCAGGGCAATTTTACAATCTTTAACGCGAACCAGAAGGTGGGCGAGATGCGACCCGCCAAGCGGTTCTATCCGTCCGAGCAACAGCCGATCGGGACGGTCGACATTCGCTCGACCATGCGGGAAGATCTGTATCTGGTCCTGTCGTCGTTTACCCAGGACGGCACGTCGGCGACGGTGAAGGCATTGGTTCGCCCGCTGGTCATGTGGATCTGGGTCGGGGGGTGGGTGATGGTCCTCGGCTCGCTGATCGCGATCTGGCCGGATCGGCGACGGGCTGTCGTGGCCGAGGCAACCTCGGAGTACGCGGTATGGCAACCTGGAAGAAGCTGA
- the ccmA gene encoding heme ABC exporter ATP-binding protein CcmA has protein sequence MRPHTAAPNLQGYGLPMAIADGTGGLHGVVLAVETTGLIKWYGAHPALRGVNLQIGQGEILALFGPNGAGKSTLLRILTGLVRPTAGSVRVTGLEVGKCGDGVRRAIGVLTHGHQLYETLTARENLQFAATMLGLDRPAERVAKVLAKVGLETAADGRVKTFSSGMKRRLALAKLMLREPKVMLLDEPFTNLDLQAAKLLEEFLLASKAAGVTTVLATHDLTMGFTMADRVAVLQQGRLVFDARRDEVSLESLRSLFSIHGELWGGE, from the coding sequence ATGAGACCGCATACGGCGGCGCCGAACCTCCAGGGCTATGGGCTTCCAATGGCGATCGCTGACGGAACGGGGGGACTTCATGGGGTCGTGCTGGCCGTCGAGACTACAGGCCTGATCAAGTGGTACGGCGCACATCCGGCCCTACGCGGCGTAAATCTGCAGATCGGTCAGGGCGAGATCCTCGCGCTGTTTGGCCCGAATGGAGCAGGGAAGAGCACCCTGCTGAGAATTCTTACCGGGCTGGTCCGACCGACCGCCGGATCAGTACGGGTGACCGGACTGGAGGTCGGCAAGTGTGGCGACGGCGTCAGGCGGGCGATCGGGGTGCTGACCCACGGTCACCAGCTCTATGAGACCTTGACCGCTCGAGAAAATCTGCAGTTTGCGGCGACCATGCTCGGACTGGATCGGCCGGCCGAGCGGGTGGCCAAGGTGCTGGCAAAGGTCGGACTGGAGACGGCGGCAGACGGTCGGGTCAAGACCTTTTCCAGTGGGATGAAGCGGCGCCTGGCCCTCGCGAAGCTGATGCTGCGCGAACCGAAGGTGATGCTCCTGGACGAGCCGTTTACCAATCTCGACCTACAGGCGGCGAAGCTGTTGGAAGAGTTTCTTCTCGCCTCAAAGGCTGCCGGGGTGACGACCGTATTGGCCACCCATGATCTGACGATGGGGTTTACTATGGCGGATCGTGTGGCGGTGTTGCAACAGGGGCGGCTGGTCTTTGATGCGAGACGGGACGAGGTGAGTCTGGAGTCGTTGCGTTCGCTCTTTTCGATCCACGGCGAATTATGGGGGGGCGAATGA
- a CDS encoding DUF4160 domain-containing protein — MSPTIFREKGYRFFFFSREEPRMHVHAICADGEAKYWLEPEIELGKNHRLSHAQLKEIEQLIGAHHDEIQTAWKKHFTR; from the coding sequence ATGAGTCCGACGATCTTTCGGGAGAAAGGCTATCGGTTCTTTTTCTTCTCGCGCGAGGAACCACGGATGCATGTGCATGCGATTTGTGCGGATGGTGAGGCGAAGTACTGGCTGGAACCGGAGATCGAGTTGGGCAAGAATCATCGCCTCTCTCATGCTCAGTTAAAGGAGATCGAACAGCTAATCGGGGCGCATCACGATGAGATCCAAACCGCTTGGAAAAAGCACTTCACCCGTTGA
- a CDS encoding cytochrome C biogenesis protein yields MGGRMIFARRVAAIAWKDLIAEWRDRESMTAMCFFAFLVLFLFNFALGGDQTLIRGASSGLLWLAFTFTAVLGLARSVQGEMTNDCLDGLLLYPAEREAIFLGKLCGSFIVIMLVELISFPVFAVLYNMDIWSQLPKLLLIAVPATFGFATAGTLLSTMTVGLRAREAMLPFLLFPLTIPLILAAVRGTEIVLRGEVFELAMPWLKLTGAFDVLFLVGSLLTFELLIEE; encoded by the coding sequence ATGGGGGGGCGAATGATCTTCGCTCGGCGGGTTGCGGCGATCGCGTGGAAGGACCTGATTGCGGAGTGGCGCGATCGAGAGAGCATGACCGCCATGTGTTTTTTTGCGTTTCTGGTGCTGTTCCTCTTCAACTTTGCGCTCGGAGGGGATCAGACGCTGATCCGTGGCGCCTCATCCGGCCTGTTGTGGCTGGCCTTTACATTCACTGCTGTGCTCGGTCTCGCTCGATCGGTTCAGGGCGAAATGACGAATGACTGCCTCGACGGCCTGCTGCTGTATCCGGCCGAGCGGGAGGCCATCTTCCTGGGGAAGCTGTGCGGCAGCTTCATCGTCATCATGCTGGTCGAGCTGATCAGCTTTCCCGTCTTTGCTGTCCTCTACAACATGGATATCTGGTCGCAACTTCCCAAACTGCTGTTGATCGCCGTGCCGGCGACGTTCGGATTTGCAACGGCGGGAACGTTGTTGTCGACGATGACGGTGGGTCTGAGGGCGCGAGAGGCGATGCTGCCGTTTCTGCTGTTTCCTCTGACTATCCCCCTGATCCTGGCAGCGGTCAGAGGGACAGAGATCGTCCTGCGAGGCGAGGTATTCGAGCTGGCGATGCCTTGGCTCAAGCTGACCGGAGCATTCGATGTCTTGTTTCTTGTGGGGTCGCTGCTGACGTTCGAACTGCTGATTGAGGAATGA
- a CDS encoding cytochrome c-type biogenesis protein CcmH → MQNGKRGKQSLVPTLLLMVFGIWVSVANAGSVEEQTLRLAAELRCPVCQNLSVADSPSEMATQMREVIHEKLKNGESPEQIRDYFVSRYGEWILLSPARQGFNWLAWLLPFVAIVGGFGIVVLTISRSIRRGRQSHGEPPPPSDPRYAGRLESELKEWER, encoded by the coding sequence ATGCAGAACGGGAAGCGCGGAAAGCAATCTCTGGTTCCGACCCTGCTGCTGATGGTGTTCGGGATATGGGTATCTGTTGCGAATGCCGGGAGCGTGGAGGAGCAGACGCTTCGGTTGGCGGCAGAGTTGCGTTGTCCCGTCTGCCAGAATCTCTCGGTGGCCGACTCGCCGTCGGAGATGGCGACCCAGATGCGAGAGGTGATCCACGAGAAGTTAAAGAACGGCGAGAGTCCGGAGCAGATTCGCGATTATTTTGTCAGTCGTTACGGGGAGTGGATCCTGTTGTCGCCCGCGCGCCAGGGGTTCAACTGGCTGGCCTGGCTGCTGCCGTTTGTCGCCATCGTCGGCGGGTTTGGGATCGTTGTGCTGACCATCTCCCGCTCAATCCGGAGAGGCCGTCAGTCGCATGGCGAACCGCCCCCTCCTTCCGATCCGCGATATGCCGGCCGACTCGAATCGGAACTCAAGGAGTGGGAACGATGA
- the lpdA gene encoding dihydrolipoyl dehydrogenase yields the protein MGDERTFDLAVIGAGPGGYVAAIRAAQLGMRVALIERDRLGGTCLNWGCIPTKALLQNAHVLSLMRRAGEFGIYADNLRADFGAAVKRSREKAERLSKGIEFLTRKNKIGVFPGEARLVGAKQLEIADREGKTSGAIRAERILLATGSRSRLLPNVTVDGKIVLTSTEAMLLDHAPASMIIIGAGAIGVEFADIYQAYGTAVTLVELLPTILPYEDEEITALLRRALIKKGMTIHTSTSVEQVSVEAGQARVRISSNGKSQELLGETVLVAVGRMPNSEVGGLNELGVATKNGFVAIDEWMESSVAGIYAIGDLAGAPLLAHKASHDGIVAVEKMAKLDDVTPVDPRRIPSCTYCDPQVAGIGLTEAKAKANGYTVRVGRFPFSASGMATTLGETEGMVKIVADAEHGEILGVHIMGAHATELIAEAGLAITMEATPEEIARSIHAHPTLGEAMGEAALAVLGRSLHM from the coding sequence ATGGGGGATGAGCGTACATTTGATCTGGCGGTCATCGGGGCAGGCCCCGGCGGCTATGTCGCGGCGATACGCGCCGCGCAGCTTGGGATGCGGGTCGCCCTCATCGAGCGGGATCGCCTGGGCGGAACGTGTCTGAATTGGGGGTGTATCCCGACGAAGGCACTGCTTCAGAACGCGCACGTGCTATCGCTCATGCGCCGCGCCGGGGAGTTCGGTATCTACGCGGACAATCTCCGGGCAGACTTCGGGGCGGCCGTCAAGCGCAGCCGCGAGAAGGCAGAGCGACTGTCCAAGGGGATTGAATTCCTAACGCGTAAAAATAAGATCGGTGTCTTCCCCGGAGAGGCCCGTCTTGTCGGGGCTAAGCAACTGGAGATTGCGGATCGAGAGGGTAAGACGAGCGGTGCGATCCGCGCCGAGCGGATCCTCCTGGCGACCGGGTCGAGATCCAGGCTGCTGCCGAACGTCACGGTCGATGGGAAGATCGTGCTGACGAGTACCGAGGCGATGCTGCTGGATCACGCCCCGGCATCGATGATTATCATCGGTGCCGGGGCCATCGGCGTCGAGTTTGCGGACATCTATCAGGCGTATGGAACGGCTGTGACACTGGTCGAACTGCTGCCGACGATCCTGCCGTATGAGGATGAAGAGATCACCGCGCTGCTCCGCCGCGCCCTGATCAAGAAAGGGATGACGATTCACACCAGCACCAGCGTTGAGCAGGTGAGCGTCGAGGCCGGACAGGCCAGGGTCAGGATATCGAGCAATGGGAAGAGCCAAGAGCTTCTTGGCGAGACGGTCCTGGTGGCGGTCGGCAGGATGCCGAACTCCGAGGTGGGCGGCCTGAACGAGCTGGGTGTCGCCACGAAGAACGGATTTGTTGCGATCGATGAGTGGATGGAGTCGAGCGTTGCCGGGATCTACGCCATCGGCGATCTCGCGGGCGCGCCGCTTCTGGCCCATAAGGCCTCCCACGATGGGATCGTTGCGGTCGAAAAGATGGCCAAACTTGATGATGTGACGCCGGTCGATCCGCGGAGAATCCCGAGCTGCACCTATTGCGACCCGCAGGTCGCCGGCATCGGTCTGACCGAGGCAAAGGCAAAGGCAAACGGGTATACGGTACGTGTCGGACGATTTCCCTTCAGCGCCAGCGGAATGGCGACGACGCTCGGCGAGACCGAGGGGATGGTGAAAATTGTCGCTGATGCCGAACATGGCGAGATTCTGGGCGTGCATATCATGGGCGCCCATGCGACTGAATTGATCGCCGAGGCCGGTCTGGCGATTACCATGGAGGCTACCCCAGAGGAGATCGCCAGATCGATCCATGCCCACCCGACGCTTGGTGAGGCAATGGGGGAAGCCGCGCTTGCCGTTCTCGGCCGGTCCCTTCACATGTAG
- a CDS encoding lipoyl(octanoyl) transferase gives MRTCSLIDLGRVPYADALTLQRRLATLRAEGSLGDILLLVEHPPVVTLGRAGQKAHLRCPESILAGLGIEFFEVERGGDITYHGPGQLIGYPILNLTDHGRDVHRYLRRLEEVLTTTLGRFKITAGRSSGRTGVWVGERKIASLGIHIGRWITRHGFALNVDMDLTPFGLIVPCGIQDVAMTSMAQELSRPISMCKVTDTLVECFETEFGVSVLPISLTELMSAEPIHGELGISETAALVGGVQ, from the coding sequence ATGCGTACGTGTAGCCTGATCGACCTCGGACGCGTACCCTATGCTGACGCACTCACGCTGCAGCGACGGTTAGCGACCCTTCGGGCCGAAGGGTCGCTGGGTGATATCCTGCTGCTTGTCGAACATCCACCGGTTGTTACCCTCGGACGAGCCGGACAGAAAGCGCACCTCCGTTGCCCGGAATCAATCCTCGCCGGGCTGGGGATTGAGTTTTTTGAGGTCGAGCGCGGGGGCGACATTACCTATCACGGTCCTGGACAGTTAATAGGCTACCCGATCCTCAATCTGACCGATCACGGCCGCGACGTACATCGATACCTTCGCCGGCTCGAAGAGGTCCTGACCACGACCTTAGGCCGGTTCAAGATTACCGCCGGTCGCTCATCTGGCCGAACGGGCGTCTGGGTCGGCGAGCGCAAGATCGCCTCGTTGGGCATTCATATCGGTCGTTGGATCACCCGCCACGGCTTTGCCCTGAACGTCGATATGGATCTGACGCCGTTCGGTCTGATCGTTCCGTGCGGGATCCAGGATGTCGCAATGACCAGTATGGCGCAGGAGCTGAGCCGTCCGATCTCGATGTGTAAGGTGACCGACACATTGGTCGAATGTTTTGAGACGGAGTTCGGGGTGTCGGTGCTCCCCATATCGTTGACGGAGCTGATGAGCGCAGAACCCATTCACGGAGAACTCGGTATCAGTGAGACGGCAGCCCTCGTTGGGGGTGTACAGTGA
- a CDS encoding metal-dependent phosphohydrolase, giving the protein MINPLPPSRGTILVVDDQEVNSALIETILAPQGYEIISATDGKRALELVATRPPDLILLDVIMPGMSGFEVCTRLKEDERTRLIPIVMVTSLSDLPDRIRGIEVGADDFLSKPFHPAELSARVRSLLRVKQFTDELEDAEDVLCALALSVEAKDAYTDGHCERLARYSVALGRSLGLPKDQLRALHRGGYLHDVGKIAVPESILNKTTELTEEESRIIREHPIIGERICKPLKSLKFVLPIIRHHHERWDGRGYPDGLAREKIPLAARIIQTVDIYDALMTARPYKPSLDLHQAVMIMRQAAQEGSCDRRLIEQFIGLLQSGQNLVGLEKARPRSL; this is encoded by the coding sequence GTGATCAATCCTCTGCCTCCATCCCGTGGGACGATCCTGGTCGTAGACGACCAGGAGGTCAACTCCGCTCTGATTGAAACGATTCTAGCCCCTCAGGGCTATGAGATCATCTCAGCGACCGATGGGAAACGCGCCCTTGAATTGGTGGCCACCCGGCCGCCCGATCTGATTCTGCTCGATGTGATCATGCCGGGGATGAGCGGGTTTGAGGTCTGCACCCGGCTGAAGGAGGACGAGCGAACCCGCCTGATTCCCATCGTGATGGTGACCTCGCTTAGCGATCTGCCGGACAGAATCCGTGGCATCGAGGTCGGGGCCGACGATTTTTTGAGCAAACCGTTTCATCCGGCGGAGTTGAGCGCGCGGGTCCGCTCTCTGCTCAGGGTCAAGCAGTTTACTGATGAATTGGAAGATGCGGAGGACGTATTGTGCGCGCTGGCCCTCAGCGTTGAGGCTAAGGATGCGTACACCGATGGCCACTGTGAGCGATTAGCGCGCTACTCAGTAGCCCTCGGACGAAGCCTTGGCCTGCCCAAGGACCAACTCAGAGCGCTGCATAGGGGAGGCTATCTGCACGACGTCGGGAAGATCGCCGTCCCGGAGTCGATCCTGAATAAGACGACGGAATTGACGGAAGAGGAGTCGCGGATCATACGGGAACATCCGATCATCGGAGAGCGGATCTGCAAGCCGCTCAAGTCGTTGAAATTTGTCCTCCCCATCATTCGTCACCATCATGAACGGTGGGATGGCCGCGGGTATCCCGACGGCTTGGCGCGAGAGAAGATTCCGCTGGCCGCCCGGATCATTCAGACGGTTGACATCTATGATGCGCTGATGACGGCCCGGCCCTACAAGCCGTCCCTTGATCTGCATCAGGCCGTTATGATCATGCGGCAGGCAGCGCAGGAGGGCTCGTGCGATCGTCGATTAATTGAGCAGTTTATCGGCTTGCTGCAGTCGGGCCAGAATCTGGTGGGTTTAGAGAAGGCAAGACCCAGATCGCTATAG
- a CDS encoding integron cassette protein, translating to MRSKPLGKSTSPVEVTNISSHGIWLLTPERELFLSYEDFPWFKDAPIGKVLTVEEPMLGHFYWPDLDIDLTIEMIDHPDRFPLKAK from the coding sequence ATGAGATCCAAACCGCTTGGAAAAAGCACTTCACCCGTTGAGGTTACAAACATTTCCAGCCACGGGATATGGCTTCTGACCCCGGAGAGAGAACTGTTTTTATCCTATGAGGACTTCCCGTGGTTCAAAGATGCCCCTATTGGCAAGGTCCTTACTGTTGAGGAACCGATGCTCGGCCATTTCTACTGGCCGGATCTGGATATCGATCTTACGATCGAGATGATAGACCACCCGGATCGATTTCCATTGAAGGCGAAGTGA